A region of Micromonospora chokoriensis DNA encodes the following proteins:
- a CDS encoding AAA family ATPase has product MNTRQIDPPEHRYADELAFLAAADRGPRPPGWTLTPQAVVTFIAGSAGRPVQGPDGRQVTFAAKFVGERALVERCVVTLAGERGLLLVGEPGTAKSMLSELLAAAVCGTSALAVQGTAGTTEEQLRYGWNYALLLAKGPSREALVPSPVLTAMTSGAVARVEEITRCLPEVQDALVSILSDRRLVLPELPDDSVAYAAPGFCVIATANLRDRGVSEMSAALKRRFNFEVVPPIADFDAEVALVTRQARAAVERVGAAYAVDEAVLETLVTAFRDLRTGSTVEGWEVERPSSVMSTAEAVAVAASIGLSTAYLPGPDPLSLLPGHLVGVVRKDDPADHARLLAYWDGALRRRAEAGGRMWRQLWEQRDVLRD; this is encoded by the coding sequence GTGAACACCCGACAGATCGACCCGCCGGAGCACCGGTACGCCGACGAGCTGGCGTTCCTGGCGGCCGCCGACCGTGGTCCCCGCCCGCCCGGCTGGACGCTGACCCCCCAGGCGGTGGTCACGTTCATCGCCGGCTCCGCCGGCCGCCCCGTGCAGGGCCCCGACGGTCGTCAGGTCACCTTCGCGGCGAAGTTCGTGGGGGAGCGGGCCCTGGTCGAGCGGTGTGTGGTGACCCTCGCCGGAGAACGGGGCCTGCTGCTCGTCGGCGAACCGGGCACCGCCAAGTCGATGCTGTCCGAGCTGCTCGCCGCCGCCGTGTGCGGCACCAGCGCCCTGGCCGTGCAGGGTACGGCCGGGACGACCGAGGAACAGCTGCGCTACGGCTGGAACTACGCGCTCCTGCTGGCCAAGGGGCCGTCCCGGGAGGCATTGGTGCCCTCACCGGTGCTCACCGCGATGACCTCCGGCGCCGTCGCCCGGGTCGAGGAGATCACCCGCTGCCTGCCCGAGGTGCAGGACGCGCTGGTGTCGATCCTGTCCGACCGTCGGTTGGTCCTGCCCGAACTCCCCGACGACAGCGTCGCCTACGCGGCTCCTGGCTTCTGCGTCATCGCCACGGCCAACCTGCGGGACCGGGGCGTGTCCGAGATGTCCGCGGCGTTGAAACGGCGGTTCAACTTCGAGGTGGTGCCTCCGATCGCCGACTTCGACGCCGAGGTCGCCCTCGTCACCCGGCAGGCCCGCGCCGCCGTGGAACGGGTCGGCGCCGCGTACGCGGTGGACGAGGCGGTGCTGGAGACCCTGGTGACCGCCTTCCGTGACCTGCGCACCGGCAGCACCGTCGAGGGTTGGGAGGTGGAACGTCCGTCCTCGGTCATGAGCACCGCCGAGGCGGTCGCCGTCGCCGCGTCGATCGGCCTGTCCACCGCGTACCTTCCCGGCCCGGACCCGTTGTCGCTGCTGCCCGGGCACCTGGTGGGTGTCGTCCGCAAGGACGACCCGGCCGACCATGCGCGGCTGCTGGCGTACTGGGACGGCGCCCTGCGCCGCCGCGCCGAGGCCGGCGGCCGGATGTGGCGGCAGCTGTGGGAACAGCGCGATGTCCTGCGTGACTGA
- a CDS encoding DUF5682 family protein: MTDDSTADDPRAAVARLSDTGRVTLIGVRHHSPVLAAAIPALLDAAAPDAVLVELPADMQPWLTWLAHPDTRAPVALAAASGDEGGPLAFYPFADFSPELAALRWAHRRGVPARCCDLPLSDPTWQERPAAVGSQVKGYADSVRATLTGRTGDDLWDRWVEAAAPGSPPEAVRRSALAVGWALRTDAANGIGALDQRREAWMRQQIAETPGRLAVVVGAFHAPALTTPGHPASTTPPTPEAQAQRRTPVVSLVPYSFDLLDARSGYPAGIRDPRWQQAVHEAHADPSALATHLRGFAVEITRHLRDQGHPTGPAEAAEITRLAHDLARLRNLPAAGRGELVEALQTVLAQGEPAGRGRAVAVAMQHTLIGQRRGHPCPDTPVCGLTPATTALLQQLRLPGPGDPPRTVRLDPLRTPLDRRREATLQRLHACQVPYAEPVETTTADTLTTRWRLHWQPGTDAGLAAASPHGVTLAQAAAGMLNTRRRREVTDGGPTAAQAVAGLTRAAACGLPDAVDVRLADLHTAVTGTATLADLAAATQLLQRLRRGHIPATPSPPAGLDEHLTHLHAAAVRAIDGLAGSTDPGDARALLDLVRNADDSGHLLRLGHAVSRLARDGSPLMRGAAHAVQVLLGIAAPHAFGVVLASWTEMPAAECTDRLRGALSLAGALLEAGGDTLTPLLETIDGWDDEHFIRRLPALRGGFEVLSPADRDRVLDTVRHRIGDLDPSVSVAPGLLADWLAVDQSGRQALTALGLPPGTDDHTAEESAPPPSPAQPRPAHRAHTLPAAQRWRLLLGRRPDDLPPHARRLATALDELYGSGRGEGSHTAAGPGGGRQPAYPQVRDWADDLEALFGAAVRDEVLARAAERGRADALLTIAPDDVRPSVELLHTVLALAGGLPEARLNRLRPLVARLVTELTAQLARQIRPALTGLATPRRTRRPAGRLDLGATVHANLHTAHLDSHGAAQIRPERFVFRSRGRRSVDWQVILLVDVSGSMEPSTIWAALTASVLAGVTTLRTHFVTFSTEVVDLTDRVADPLSLLLEISVGGGTHIAAALRYARQLVTTPSRSLVVLVSDFEEGHPIGGLLAAVRALADDGVTLLGCASLDDRGQPRYSTGVAGQLVAAGMPVAALSPTELARWIGDQVR, translated from the coding sequence GTGACTGACGACAGCACCGCTGACGACCCGCGCGCCGCCGTCGCACGTCTGAGCGACACCGGCCGCGTCACCCTGATCGGCGTGCGGCATCACTCGCCGGTGCTCGCCGCGGCGATCCCCGCCCTGCTGGACGCGGCGGCCCCGGACGCGGTGCTGGTCGAGCTGCCCGCCGACATGCAGCCGTGGCTGACCTGGTTGGCGCACCCCGACACCCGGGCGCCGGTGGCCCTGGCCGCCGCCAGCGGTGACGAGGGCGGACCGCTCGCCTTCTACCCGTTCGCCGACTTCTCCCCGGAGCTCGCCGCGCTGCGGTGGGCGCATCGGCGAGGCGTGCCGGCCCGCTGCTGCGATCTTCCGCTGAGCGACCCGACATGGCAGGAACGTCCGGCAGCCGTCGGATCGCAGGTGAAGGGCTACGCCGACAGCGTGCGGGCCACCCTGACCGGTCGGACCGGAGACGACCTGTGGGACCGCTGGGTCGAGGCGGCGGCCCCCGGCTCGCCGCCGGAGGCGGTACGCCGGTCGGCGCTGGCCGTCGGCTGGGCGCTCCGCACCGATGCCGCCAACGGCATCGGCGCCCTCGACCAGCGGCGCGAGGCGTGGATGCGGCAGCAGATCGCGGAGACCCCCGGCCGGCTCGCCGTCGTCGTCGGCGCCTTCCACGCCCCCGCGCTGACCACACCGGGACACCCGGCATCCACCACGCCACCGACACCTGAGGCCCAGGCACAACGACGTACCCCGGTCGTCTCTCTGGTGCCGTACTCGTTCGACCTGCTCGACGCGCGGTCCGGCTATCCCGCCGGGATCCGCGACCCTCGATGGCAACAGGCTGTCCACGAGGCGCACGCCGATCCCAGCGCGCTGGCCACCCACCTACGCGGTTTCGCCGTCGAGATCACCCGGCACCTGCGGGACCAGGGACACCCCACGGGCCCGGCGGAGGCCGCCGAGATCACCCGGCTCGCCCACGACCTGGCCCGACTGCGGAACCTGCCCGCCGCCGGACGCGGTGAACTCGTCGAAGCGTTGCAGACCGTCCTCGCCCAGGGCGAACCGGCCGGCCGGGGCCGAGCAGTCGCCGTCGCCATGCAGCACACTCTGATCGGACAGCGCCGCGGTCACCCCTGCCCGGACACACCCGTCTGCGGGCTGACTCCCGCCACCACGGCCCTGCTACAGCAACTGCGCCTGCCCGGCCCCGGTGACCCGCCCCGCACCGTTCGGCTTGATCCCCTGCGTACCCCACTCGACCGGCGACGAGAGGCCACCCTGCAGCGACTGCACGCCTGCCAGGTGCCCTACGCCGAGCCGGTCGAGACCACCACCGCCGACACCCTCACCACCCGCTGGCGGCTGCACTGGCAGCCCGGCACCGACGCCGGACTCGCCGCCGCCAGCCCGCACGGTGTCACCCTCGCCCAGGCCGCCGCCGGCATGCTGAACACCCGGCGCCGCCGAGAGGTGACCGACGGCGGCCCCACCGCCGCACAAGCTGTCGCCGGGCTCACCCGCGCCGCCGCGTGCGGACTACCCGACGCCGTCGACGTCCGCCTTGCCGACCTGCACACCGCCGTGACCGGCACCGCCACCCTCGCCGACCTCGCCGCCGCCACCCAACTGCTCCAGCGGCTGCGCCGGGGGCACATCCCCGCCACCCCGTCACCACCAGCCGGCCTCGACGAGCACCTGACACACCTGCACGCCGCGGCAGTCCGCGCCATCGACGGGCTGGCCGGATCCACCGACCCCGGGGACGCCCGCGCGCTGCTCGACCTTGTCCGCAACGCCGACGACAGCGGCCACCTGCTGCGCCTCGGCCACGCCGTCAGCCGCCTCGCCCGCGACGGATCACCCCTGATGCGGGGGGCAGCCCACGCCGTCCAGGTGCTGCTCGGCATCGCCGCCCCCCACGCGTTCGGCGTGGTCCTGGCGTCCTGGACCGAGATGCCGGCCGCCGAATGCACCGACCGACTCCGCGGAGCGCTCAGTCTCGCCGGCGCCCTGCTCGAAGCCGGTGGGGACACGCTGACTCCGCTGCTGGAGACCATCGACGGCTGGGACGACGAGCACTTCATCCGCCGGCTGCCGGCGCTGCGCGGTGGCTTCGAGGTGTTGAGCCCCGCCGACCGGGACCGTGTTCTGGACACCGTCCGGCATCGCATCGGTGACCTCGACCCGTCCGTGAGCGTCGCACCCGGCCTGCTCGCGGACTGGCTCGCCGTCGACCAGTCGGGACGGCAGGCCCTGACCGCCCTCGGGCTGCCACCGGGCACGGACGACCACACCGCCGAGGAATCGGCTCCACCACCGTCGCCGGCGCAGCCCCGCCCGGCTCACCGAGCGCACACGCTGCCCGCCGCGCAGCGCTGGCGGCTGCTGCTCGGCCGCCGCCCCGACGACCTGCCACCGCACGCCCGTCGACTCGCCACCGCACTCGACGAGCTGTACGGCAGTGGTAGGGGAGAAGGCTCCCACACCGCCGCCGGACCCGGCGGTGGCAGACAACCCGCATACCCGCAGGTGCGGGATTGGGCCGACGACCTCGAAGCGCTGTTCGGCGCCGCGGTACGCGACGAGGTGCTCGCCCGCGCCGCCGAACGAGGACGTGCCGACGCCCTGCTCACCATCGCACCCGACGACGTCCGCCCCTCGGTGGAACTGCTGCACACCGTCCTGGCGCTGGCCGGCGGGCTTCCCGAGGCGCGGCTCAACCGACTGCGCCCACTCGTCGCCAGGCTCGTCACCGAGCTGACCGCGCAGTTGGCCCGACAGATCCGACCGGCACTGACCGGGCTCGCCACACCACGACGTACCCGCCGACCCGCCGGACGCCTCGACCTCGGCGCCACCGTGCACGCCAACCTGCACACCGCGCACCTCGACTCCCACGGCGCGGCGCAGATCCGCCCCGAACGGTTCGTCTTCCGCAGCCGCGGTCGACGCAGCGTCGACTGGCAGGTCATCCTCCTCGTCGACGTGTCCGGGTCGATGGAACCGTCCACGATCTGGGCGGCGCTGACCGCGTCCGTCCTCGCCGGCGTGACGACCCTCCGAACCCACTTCGTCACCTTCTCCACCGAGGTCGTCGATCTCACCGACCGGGTCGCCGACCCGCTCAGTCTGCTGTTGGAGATCAGCGTCGGCGGCGGCACCCACATCGCCGCCGCCCTGCGCTACGCCCGGCAGCTCGTCACCACCCCCAGCCGCAGTCTCGTCGTGCTCGTCAGCGACTTCGAGGAGGGACATCCCATCGGCGGGCTACTGGCCGCCGTCCGGGCACTCGCCGACGACGGGGTGACCCTGCTCGGCTGCGCCAGCCTCGACGACCGAGGTCAACCCCGCTACAGCACCGGCGTCGCCGGGCAACTCGTTGCCGCCGGGATGCCTGTCGCCGCGCTGAGCCCCACTGAACTGGCCCGCTGGATCGGAGACCAGGTCCGATGA